Proteins from one Paenibacillus amylolyticus genomic window:
- a CDS encoding MFS transporter, producing MGLDVRHRTAAGFGFGMVEAVIGTIIIAAIKDNTAIAMSRLEVLFGIGAMVMPLVASGLIAAGYWRLSFLVVAICAALTFVFWVKGSFGELDQVLDRRKPVDSSRHSHTGGASGELQSAATHTSGPTYRGRNLTLMVLFVLFFFLYVGTEMSLANFMPAILIEKMNMREAGAALSVTCFWIAMSVGRLFAGYIAEKFQYRVYVLYSCLASVLLLMVFPFTNQIWSAFLIILLLGLAMSGIFSIALVFASKLLPGTEESTPSILIASGGVGGAILPLVTGWSLDHLAVNQSAWMLAIFAVGLLVISVITYQWQNKHIGDPAT from the coding sequence ATGGGGCTGGATGTTCGTCATCGCACCGCTGCCGGCTTCGGATTCGGAATGGTTGAAGCGGTCATTGGTACCATTATCATCGCTGCAATCAAAGACAATACCGCCATTGCCATGAGCCGACTGGAAGTATTATTCGGGATCGGGGCGATGGTCATGCCGCTCGTGGCCAGCGGTCTGATTGCTGCCGGATACTGGCGTCTGTCCTTTCTCGTTGTTGCAATCTGCGCAGCGCTGACCTTTGTTTTCTGGGTCAAAGGATCATTTGGTGAGCTGGATCAGGTGCTGGATCGACGGAAGCCAGTGGATTCTTCGAGACACTCTCACACTGGTGGTGCATCAGGTGAATTGCAATCCGCGGCCACCCATACATCAGGTCCAACCTATCGCGGACGCAACCTGACTCTTATGGTTCTATTCGTCCTGTTCTTCTTCCTTTATGTTGGCACCGAGATGAGTCTTGCGAACTTCATGCCAGCGATCCTGATTGAGAAAATGAACATGAGGGAAGCTGGCGCAGCGCTTAGTGTCACCTGTTTCTGGATTGCCATGTCTGTAGGACGACTCTTCGCCGGGTATATCGCGGAGAAATTCCAATACCGCGTTTATGTCCTGTATAGTTGTCTCGCGTCTGTCTTACTATTAATGGTGTTCCCATTTACAAACCAAATCTGGTCTGCTTTTCTCATCATCTTACTACTTGGACTTGCGATGTCAGGCATCTTCTCCATTGCCCTTGTCTTCGCCAGTAAACTGCTGCCCGGAACCGAAGAATCCACACCCAGCATTTTGATCGCCTCAGGCGGGGTGGGCGGTGCCATTCTGCCTTTGGTCACGGGATGGAGTCTTGATCATCTGGCGGTTAATCAGTCTGCATGGATGCTTGCCATCTTTGCGGTTGGGTTGCTTGTCATTAGCGTGATCACATATCAATGGCAGAACAAGCATATAGGCGACCCAGCAACTTAA